A single genomic interval of Bradyrhizobium sp. AZCC 1693 harbors:
- a CDS encoding ABC transporter substrate-binding protein has protein sequence MTQQQLNRRNFLNSLGITVGAAAATVPAIVPAVAQVDRPPKGNIPATPLKFGHMTFLTGPAAVLGEPSLKGHMLAAEEINAQGGILGKRKIETITADENAGTDANVKELRRMKLSEKIDMFTGVISSGNTPALGPVAEELGLLTIFVDGCTDFLWDKAVPNPKFAFRITNIQSADGVTCAVAAAQTWPTAKKIAHIHPDYSYGRNAFDHFMIAYKKLVPGAEVVSEAWPKLGTTDFTAHITKTMSSNPDLIMSSVWGGDYVALYKQALRYGMFNIAKFASTIAFGVAPHAIGKDHPEGVIAGVHSNYYFTFPPGNRWPANKTFVEKYFKRWNEYPNFQSDGAYHTLHMYRTAVEKANRLVGGWPDEEAIISQLEGMYFETAAGYLYIRPDNHQGYKDAVTGFSKNVAEYPFQILDPGRMITIPIRNITAPPNWPKPGTSHNDPTSTYNWIKETWPQVA, from the coding sequence ATGACGCAGCAGCAGCTGAATCGCAGAAATTTCCTGAATAGTCTAGGTATTACGGTAGGGGCCGCGGCAGCAACGGTGCCGGCGATTGTTCCGGCCGTGGCGCAGGTCGACAGGCCTCCGAAGGGGAATATTCCCGCCACCCCGCTCAAGTTCGGCCACATGACCTTCCTTACCGGCCCCGCGGCAGTGCTCGGAGAGCCCTCGCTCAAGGGCCACATGCTGGCCGCCGAGGAGATCAACGCGCAGGGCGGAATTCTCGGCAAACGTAAGATCGAGACCATCACGGCGGACGAGAACGCCGGCACCGACGCCAACGTGAAAGAGCTTCGCCGCATGAAGCTCTCCGAGAAGATCGACATGTTCACCGGCGTCATATCGAGCGGCAATACCCCCGCGCTCGGACCGGTCGCCGAGGAACTCGGTCTGCTCACCATCTTCGTTGACGGCTGCACCGACTTCTTGTGGGACAAGGCGGTGCCGAACCCCAAGTTCGCGTTCCGCATCACCAACATCCAGTCGGCCGACGGCGTGACCTGCGCGGTCGCGGCCGCGCAGACTTGGCCAACCGCAAAGAAGATCGCCCACATCCATCCCGACTACTCTTACGGCCGCAACGCCTTCGACCACTTCATGATCGCCTACAAGAAACTGGTGCCCGGCGCCGAGGTCGTATCGGAAGCCTGGCCGAAGCTCGGCACGACCGACTTCACGGCGCACATCACAAAAACGATGTCCTCGAATCCGGACCTGATCATGTCGTCGGTGTGGGGCGGTGACTATGTGGCGCTCTACAAACAGGCGCTGCGCTACGGCATGTTCAACATTGCCAAGTTCGCCAGCACGATCGCCTTCGGCGTCGCGCCGCACGCCATCGGCAAGGATCACCCGGAAGGTGTCATCGCTGGCGTCCACTCCAACTACTACTTCACCTTCCCGCCGGGAAATCGCTGGCCGGCCAACAAGACCTTCGTGGAGAAGTATTTCAAGCGCTGGAACGAGTATCCGAACTTCCAGTCGGATGGCGCGTACCACACGCTTCATATGTACCGTACGGCGGTCGAGAAAGCGAACAGGCTCGTCGGCGGCTGGCCGGACGAAGAGGCGATCATCAGCCAGCTCGAAGGCATGTATTTCGAGACCGCAGCGGGCTATCTCTACATCCGGCCCGACAATCACCAGGGCTACAAGGACGCGGTGACCGGGTTCAGCAAGAACGTGGCCGAGTACCCGTTCCAGATACTCGATCCGGGCAGGATGATCACAATCCCGATCCGCAACATCACGGCGCCGCCGAACTGGCCGAAGCCGGGCACCTCGCACAACGATCCGACGTCGACCTACAATTGGATCAAGGAGACTTGGCCACAGGTGGCCTGA
- a CDS encoding ABC transporter ATP-binding protein, which yields MTDDERREVSRLLEIDSLQTYFLSAAGVVKAVDGISFDVNQGETIAVVGESGCGKSVSALSILRLVADPPGRIIGGSIRFQDRDLLKLSDEEIRRVRGKDIAMVFQEPMTSLNPVLTIGRQLTETMEQHLDVTRDQAVARAIELLGMVGISDPERRLRQYPHHFSGGMRQRVMIAMALCCEPKLIIADEPTTALDVTVQAQILELMKDLTRRLGVALIIITHNLGIVARYADRVNVMYAGRIIESGTAHDIYHHPHHPYTLALLRSVPRMDQPRRARLDPVQGQPPDLSRLGPGCSFQPRCGFAVARCASQSPPLEQVDGGDHLAACWEAGTVARSLMRSS from the coding sequence GTGACCGATGATGAGAGGCGCGAGGTGTCCAGGCTTCTCGAGATAGACAGTTTGCAAACCTACTTCCTCTCGGCGGCCGGTGTGGTCAAGGCCGTCGACGGTATCAGCTTTGATGTCAATCAGGGCGAAACAATCGCCGTCGTGGGCGAGTCCGGATGCGGCAAGTCCGTCAGTGCGCTCTCGATCCTGCGGCTGGTCGCCGATCCGCCCGGCCGCATCATTGGTGGCAGCATTCGCTTCCAGGACAGAGACCTTCTCAAGCTGAGCGATGAGGAAATCCGAAGGGTCCGAGGCAAGGACATTGCCATGGTATTTCAGGAGCCGATGACCTCGCTCAATCCAGTACTGACGATCGGGCGACAGCTCACCGAGACCATGGAGCAGCACCTCGACGTGACCCGAGACCAAGCGGTCGCGCGTGCGATCGAGCTGTTGGGCATGGTGGGGATATCGGATCCGGAGCGTCGACTCAGGCAGTACCCGCACCACTTCAGTGGTGGCATGCGCCAACGCGTGATGATCGCTATGGCCTTGTGTTGCGAGCCCAAGCTGATCATTGCCGACGAGCCGACAACTGCGCTCGACGTGACGGTTCAGGCGCAGATTCTCGAGCTGATGAAGGATCTGACGCGGCGTCTGGGCGTGGCACTGATCATCATCACCCACAATCTTGGTATCGTCGCGCGCTATGCTGACAGGGTCAATGTCATGTACGCGGGCAGGATCATCGAGAGTGGAACTGCGCACGACATCTATCACCATCCCCACCATCCATACACGCTGGCGCTGCTGCGTTCGGTGCCGCGCATGGATCAGCCGCGCCGGGCTCGGCTCGATCCGGTGCAGGGACAGCCGCCCGACCTTTCGCGCCTCGGCCCCGGCTGCTCGTTCCAGCCGCGCTGCGGCTTCGCCGTTGCGCGCTGCGCCAGTCAGTCGCCTCCATTGGAGCAGGTCGATGGCGGCGATCACCTTGCCGCATGCTGGGAGGCGGGCACGGTGGCACGATCCCTGATGAGGTCGTCATGA
- a CDS encoding ABC transporter ATP-binding protein, producing MTILAASNIGISFGGIKAIDGVSFAVDAGQILSIIGPNGAGKTTLFNVVSGLYEADQGRVELMGEDVTGRAPEALATLGLSRTFQNLQIFQRMTAAENVMVGRHLRERCHLLSDLFRLPSVTRQNRATREAALALLDSVGLRGSADQLAGSLPYGACKRLEIARALAAEPRVLLLDEPAAGCNAVETEEIDQLVRRVAAKGIAVVLVEHDMKLVMKISDRILVLERGRPLTEGTPREVRDNPAVLEAYLGKHGAGEAARA from the coding sequence ATGACGATCCTGGCTGCCAGCAACATCGGAATTTCGTTCGGCGGCATCAAAGCCATCGACGGCGTCAGCTTCGCTGTCGATGCGGGCCAGATTCTCTCCATCATCGGGCCGAACGGCGCAGGCAAGACCACGCTGTTCAATGTGGTGTCGGGTCTCTACGAGGCGGATCAGGGCCGCGTCGAGCTGATGGGAGAAGACGTGACCGGGCGTGCGCCGGAGGCGCTAGCCACCCTTGGCCTGTCGCGCACTTTCCAGAACCTACAGATTTTCCAGCGCATGACCGCCGCCGAGAACGTGATGGTCGGACGGCATTTGCGCGAAAGGTGTCATCTGCTTTCCGACCTGTTCCGGCTGCCGTCGGTGACGCGGCAGAACCGCGCAACACGCGAGGCGGCGCTGGCACTGCTCGACAGTGTGGGCCTGCGTGGCAGCGCCGATCAATTGGCCGGATCGCTGCCGTACGGCGCCTGTAAGCGGCTCGAAATCGCCCGCGCGCTCGCCGCCGAGCCGCGCGTGCTGCTGCTCGACGAGCCGGCGGCCGGCTGCAACGCGGTGGAAACTGAAGAGATCGATCAGCTGGTGCGCCGGGTTGCTGCAAAAGGCATCGCGGTGGTGCTGGTCGAGCACGACATGAAGCTGGTGATGAAGATTTCTGACCGGATCCTGGTGCTGGAGCGCGGCCGGCCGCTGACAGAAGGTACGCCGCGCGAAGTGCGCGACAACCCGGCGGTGCTGGAGGCCTATCTCGGCAAACACGGGGCGGGGGAGGCGGCACGTGCTTGA
- a CDS encoding ABC transporter ATP-binding protein has translation MLEVSNLHSAYGRIEVLKGVSLEVRTGEVVALIGSNGAGKTTLLRALSGVQPISEGEIRFLGARIDKLPPHRRVERGMTQSPEGRQVFGPLSVEDNLRLGAYMRRDSEIEQDRERVFEMFPVLREKRHLAAGGLSGGQQQMLAIGRALMGKPKLLLLDEPSLGLSPILVDQILAAIVALKASGITVLLVEQNVTAALEIADRGYVLETGRIASTGAAAALLSDPKVKAAYLGAD, from the coding sequence GTGCTTGAGGTTTCGAACCTACACAGCGCCTACGGTCGCATCGAGGTGCTGAAGGGCGTCAGCCTCGAGGTGCGCACAGGCGAGGTGGTGGCGCTGATTGGCTCCAACGGCGCCGGCAAGACCACGCTGTTGCGCGCGCTGTCGGGCGTGCAGCCGATTAGCGAAGGCGAAATCCGCTTCCTCGGCGCGCGCATCGACAAATTGCCACCGCACCGCCGCGTCGAGCGCGGCATGACGCAGTCGCCGGAGGGGCGGCAGGTGTTCGGCCCCTTGAGCGTCGAGGATAATCTGCGGCTCGGCGCCTACATGCGCCGCGACAGCGAGATCGAGCAGGACCGCGAGCGGGTGTTTGAGATGTTCCCGGTGCTGCGCGAGAAGCGCCACCTCGCCGCCGGCGGGTTGTCCGGCGGTCAGCAGCAGATGCTGGCAATCGGCCGCGCGCTGATGGGAAAACCCAAACTGCTGTTGCTCGACGAGCCGTCGCTGGGGCTGTCGCCCATTCTCGTCGACCAGATCCTCGCCGCCATCGTGGCGCTGAAGGCGAGCGGCATCACCGTGCTGCTGGTCGAGCAGAACGTCACCGCGGCGCTCGAAATCGCCGACCGCGGCTACGTGCTGGAGACCGGCCGAATCGCATCGACCGGCGCAGCGGCGGCGCTGTTGTCCGATCCGAAGGTCAAGGCGGCATATCTCGGCGCGGATTGA
- a CDS encoding branched-chain amino acid ABC transporter permease, producing MAEFFQFLMSGLTVGAVYALVALGFTLVYNASDVVNFAQGEFVMLGGMVTVFVTAAGVPLPLAALIAVVAAVAVGLLLYWLAIEPARGASAVTLIIITIGASILLRGAAQILFDKQFHKLPSFSGDTPVNLFGAAVQPQSFWVLGGTAVIVLLLYAFLERTVLGKAVLATAANRLAARLVGINTATVMALAFGGSAAIGAIAGILITPITLTSYDVGTLLALKGFAAAMLGGMGNPLGAVAGGLLLGLLEAFGAGYISSTYKDAFAFIVILVVLFAMPQGLFGRRVVERV from the coding sequence ATGGCCGAATTTTTCCAATTCCTGATGTCGGGGCTGACCGTGGGCGCGGTCTATGCGCTGGTCGCGCTCGGCTTCACGCTGGTCTACAACGCCTCCGACGTAGTGAATTTTGCGCAGGGTGAGTTCGTCATGCTGGGCGGCATGGTGACGGTGTTTGTTACCGCCGCCGGCGTTCCGCTGCCGCTCGCGGCGCTCATTGCAGTTGTCGCCGCCGTTGCCGTCGGACTTCTGCTGTATTGGCTTGCGATCGAGCCGGCGCGCGGCGCCTCCGCCGTCACTTTGATCATCATCACCATCGGCGCTTCGATCCTGCTGCGCGGCGCGGCGCAGATCCTTTTCGACAAGCAATTCCACAAGCTGCCGTCGTTCTCCGGCGACACGCCGGTCAATCTGTTCGGCGCCGCGGTGCAGCCGCAGAGTTTCTGGGTGCTCGGCGGCACCGCGGTGATCGTCTTGTTGCTGTACGCGTTTCTTGAACGCACTGTGCTCGGCAAGGCGGTGCTCGCCACCGCGGCGAACCGGCTGGCGGCGCGCCTCGTCGGGATCAACACCGCAACGGTGATGGCCTTGGCGTTCGGCGGATCGGCGGCCATCGGCGCCATCGCCGGCATCCTGATCACGCCGATCACCCTGACGAGCTATGACGTCGGTACACTGCTCGCGCTGAAAGGTTTTGCTGCGGCGATGCTCGGCGGCATGGGCAATCCGCTCGGCGCGGTGGCGGGCGGGCTCCTGCTCGGCCTGCTCGAGGCGTTCGGGGCAGGCTACATCAGCTCGACCTACAAGGATGCGTTCGCCTTCATCGTCATTCTCGTCGTGCTGTTCGCCATGCCGCAAGGCCTGTTCGGGCGGCGCGTGGTGGAGAGGGTCTGA
- a CDS encoding transposase encodes MPPPGSLNIDQVSRTFPARQGNVPTRALEPIDLSVGDNDFVTILGPSGCGKSTLLLLDGPMDGVSFLAWVEQMLAPTLRPGDIVVMDNLSAHKVASIRQAIEACGAELHYLPPYSPDLNPIENAFAKLKAHARKSAARTLDALDRAAASALRRFKSGECASLTPDTAWIERNLL; translated from the coding sequence ATGCCTCCGCCAGGATCGCTGAACATCGATCAGGTCTCTCGCACCTTCCCTGCGCGTCAGGGCAATGTGCCGACGCGGGCTCTGGAACCGATTGATCTCAGCGTCGGCGATAATGACTTCGTCACCATCCTCGGCCCGTCGGGCTGCGGAAAATCAACGCTGCTCCTTCTCGACGGTCCGATGGACGGAGTATCCTTCCTCGCCTGGGTCGAGCAGATGTTGGCGCCAACCTTGCGGCCAGGCGACATCGTCGTCATGGACAATCTGTCCGCCCACAAGGTCGCGAGCATCAGGCAAGCTATTGAAGCCTGCGGCGCCGAACTCCACTATCTGCCGCCTTACAGCCCCGATCTCAATCCGATCGAAAATGCCTTCGCCAAGCTCAAGGCGCATGCGCGAAAGTCCGCCGCGCGAACCCTCGACGCACTCGATCGAGCCGCCGCCAGCGCATTGCGACGCTTTAAATCCGGCGAATGCGCTTCGCTCACGCCGGATACGGCTTGGATTGAGAGGAACCTGCTCTAG
- a CDS encoding branched-chain amino acid ABC transporter permease — protein sequence MPAWFGHRSVTLIVLAAIVIVLPLLFPSSYYFRVASLVWVSAFAAIGLNILMGQAGQVSLGHAGFFGIGAYAVAIGPAHLGLPSWGALLIGAVISAASAWLVGRPILRLKGHYLAIATLGLGVLVALVITTESRWTGGPDGMSVAKLSLFGWRASGSSTWYWISGSVLVVGTWIALNLGETPTGRAFRALHDSEVAARVAGIDVARFKLQAFVIAAVYASLAGSMLAMMNGFINPDQAGFLHSVELVTMVVLGGLGSVVGSIIGAAVLITLPQVLTVFQEYEHVLLGLIIIVSMIFMRDGIVPTASKWLARRVRA from the coding sequence ATGCCGGCATGGTTCGGCCATCGCAGTGTGACGCTGATCGTGCTGGCCGCGATCGTGATCGTGCTGCCGCTGCTGTTTCCGTCCAGCTATTACTTTCGCGTCGCATCGCTGGTGTGGGTGTCGGCGTTCGCGGCTATCGGCCTCAACATCCTGATGGGGCAGGCGGGCCAGGTCAGCCTCGGCCATGCCGGGTTCTTCGGCATCGGTGCCTATGCGGTCGCGATCGGGCCGGCGCATCTCGGCCTGCCGTCGTGGGGTGCGCTGCTCATCGGCGCGGTGATCTCGGCAGCGTCGGCCTGGCTCGTCGGCCGTCCGATCCTGCGCCTGAAAGGGCATTACCTCGCGATCGCGACGCTCGGCCTCGGCGTGCTGGTGGCGCTGGTGATCACCACCGAAAGCCGCTGGACCGGCGGGCCGGACGGCATGTCGGTGGCAAAATTGTCGCTGTTCGGATGGCGCGCCAGTGGATCGAGCACCTGGTACTGGATCTCCGGCAGCGTGCTGGTCGTCGGCACCTGGATCGCACTCAATCTCGGCGAGACGCCGACCGGCCGCGCCTTTCGCGCTTTGCACGATAGCGAAGTCGCCGCGCGCGTCGCCGGCATCGACGTCGCCCGCTTCAAGCTACAGGCCTTCGTCATTGCGGCGGTCTATGCGTCGCTGGCGGGTTCCATGCTCGCGATGATGAACGGCTTCATCAATCCGGATCAGGCCGGCTTCCTGCACTCGGTCGAGCTCGTCACCATGGTGGTGCTGGGCGGGCTCGGCTCGGTGGTCGGCAGTATCATCGGCGCCGCTGTCCTGATCACGCTGCCGCAGGTGCTGACGGTGTTCCAGGAGTATGAGCATGTGCTGCTCGGCCTGATCATCATTGTGTCGATGATCTTCATGCGCGACGGCATCGTGCCCACCGCGTCGAAATGGCTGGCAAGGCGGGTGCGCGCATGA
- a CDS encoding ABC transporter substrate-binding protein: MTPLSAVKRLVGAGALGLALCLPAFAQQTIKIGSILSITGPASFLGEPEDKTLRMYVDKINSTGGVGGKKIELVIYDDGGDANKARTFATRLIEDDKVVAMVGGSTTGTTMAMIPVFEEAQVPLISLGGAIEIIEPVRKYVFKTPHTDRMACEKIFENLKQRNLTKIAMISGTEGFSTSMRAQCTKVAPNYGIQIITEETYGPRDSDMTAQLTKIKNTAGIQAVVNAGFGQGPAIVTRNYAQLGMTATPLYQSHGVASKSFIELAGPAAEGVRLPAAALLVGDKLPDSDPQKKVVVDYKKTYEDTTKQPVSTFGGHAYDGLFILVEAMKRANSTDPKKLRDEIEKTKGFVGTGGVVNMSPTDHLGLDLSAFRTLEIKGGDWSLLAPGT, from the coding sequence ATGACACCACTCTCAGCCGTGAAACGTCTTGTTGGGGCCGGCGCGCTCGGCCTGGCGCTGTGCCTTCCCGCATTTGCGCAGCAGACCATCAAGATCGGTTCGATCCTCTCGATCACCGGCCCGGCCTCGTTCCTCGGCGAGCCGGAGGACAAGACGCTGCGGATGTACGTCGACAAGATCAACAGCACCGGCGGCGTCGGCGGCAAGAAGATCGAGCTCGTGATCTATGACGACGGCGGCGACGCCAACAAGGCACGCACCTTTGCCACCCGGCTGATCGAGGACGACAAGGTCGTGGCGATGGTGGGCGGATCGACCACCGGCACCACCATGGCGATGATTCCGGTGTTCGAGGAAGCGCAGGTGCCGCTCATTTCGCTGGGCGGCGCGATCGAAATCATCGAGCCGGTCCGCAAGTATGTCTTCAAGACGCCGCACACCGACAGGATGGCTTGCGAAAAAATCTTCGAGAACCTGAAGCAGCGCAACCTGACGAAGATCGCCATGATCTCCGGCACTGAAGGCTTTAGCACGTCGATGCGGGCGCAGTGCACCAAGGTGGCGCCGAACTACGGCATCCAGATCATCACCGAAGAGACCTACGGTCCGCGCGACAGCGACATGACCGCGCAGCTGACCAAGATCAAGAACACCGCCGGGATCCAGGCGGTGGTCAATGCCGGCTTCGGCCAGGGCCCGGCGATCGTGACCCGCAACTACGCCCAGCTCGGCATGACCGCGACGCCGCTCTATCAAAGCCATGGCGTGGCCTCGAAGAGCTTCATCGAGCTCGCAGGCCCGGCGGCGGAAGGCGTGCGCCTGCCGGCGGCAGCGCTGCTTGTCGGTGACAAGCTGCCGGACAGCGATCCGCAGAAGAAGGTCGTGGTCGACTATAAGAAGACCTATGAAGACACCACGAAGCAGCCGGTCTCGACCTTCGGCGGCCATGCCTATGACGGCCTCTTCATCCTGGTCGAGGCCATGAAGCGGGCGAATTCGACCGACCCGAAAAAGCTGCGCGACGAAATCGAGAAGACCAAGGGGTTTGTCGGCACCGGCGGCGTGGTTAACATGTCGCCTACCGACCACCTCGGGCTCGATCTCTCGGCGTTCCGCACGCTCGAAATCAAGGGCGGCGACTGGAGCCTGCTGGCGCCGGGGACCTGA